From the Pseudomonas putida genome, one window contains:
- a CDS encoding cold-shock protein — MSNRQNGTVKWFNDEKGYGFITPAGGGDDLFVHFKAIESDGFKSLKEGQAVSFVAERGQKGMQAAQVRPE, encoded by the coding sequence ATGTCCAATCGCCAAAACGGCACCGTCAAATGGTTCAATGATGAGAAAGGCTACGGCTTCATCACCCCAGCAGGCGGCGGCGACGACCTGTTCGTACACTTCAAAGCCATCGAATCCGACGGCTTCAAGAGCCTGAAAGAAGGCCAGGCTGTTTCCTTCGTCGCCGAGCGCGGCCAGAAGGGCATGCAGGCTGCGCAGGTTCGTCCGGAGTAA
- the pheS gene encoding phenylalanine--tRNA ligase subunit alpha: MENLDALVSQALEAVERAEDINTLEQIRVQYLGKKGELTQVMKTLGNLPADERPKVGALINDAKERVTVVLNARKAAFEEAELSARLAAECIDVTLPGRGQTTGGLHPITRTLERIEQFFTHIGYGIAEGPEVEDDYHNFEALNIPGHHPARAMHDTFYFNANMLLRTHTSPVQVRTMESTQPPIRIVCPGRVYRCDSDITHSPMFHQVEGLLIDRGINFADLKGTIEEFLRVFFEKELAVRFRPSFFPFTEPSAEVDIQCVMCSGKGCRVCKQTGWLEVMGCGMVHPNVLRMSGIDPEEFQGFAFGMGAERLAMLRYGVNDLRLFFDNDLRFLAQFR; the protein is encoded by the coding sequence ATGGAAAACCTGGATGCGCTGGTCTCACAAGCCCTGGAGGCCGTCGAGCGCGCTGAAGACATCAATACCCTGGAACAGATCCGGGTTCAGTACCTCGGCAAGAAGGGCGAACTGACCCAGGTGATGAAGACCCTGGGCAACCTGCCAGCCGACGAGCGCCCGAAAGTCGGCGCGCTGATCAACGACGCCAAAGAGCGCGTCACCGTCGTGCTCAACGCACGCAAGGCAGCCTTCGAAGAGGCCGAGCTCAGCGCTCGCCTGGCCGCCGAATGCATCGACGTGACCCTGCCAGGCCGTGGCCAGACCACCGGCGGGCTGCACCCGATCACCCGTACTCTCGAGCGCATCGAGCAGTTCTTCACCCACATCGGCTACGGCATCGCCGAAGGCCCTGAGGTCGAAGACGACTACCACAACTTCGAAGCGCTCAACATCCCTGGCCATCACCCGGCCCGGGCGATGCACGACACCTTCTACTTCAATGCCAACATGCTGCTGCGCACCCACACCTCGCCGGTGCAGGTGCGGACCATGGAGTCCACCCAGCCGCCGATCCGCATTGTCTGCCCGGGCCGCGTCTACCGCTGCGACTCGGATATCACCCACTCGCCGATGTTCCACCAGGTCGAAGGCCTGCTGATCGACCGCGGCATCAACTTCGCCGACCTGAAGGGCACCATCGAAGAATTCCTGCGCGTCTTCTTCGAGAAAGAACTGGCCGTGCGCTTCCGCCCGTCGTTCTTCCCGTTCACCGAGCCGTCCGCCGAAGTCGACATCCAGTGCGTGATGTGTTCCGGCAAGGGCTGCCGCGTGTGCAAGCAGACCGGCTGGCTGGAAGTCATGGGCTGCGGCATGGTGCACCCGAACGTGCTGCGCATGTCTGGCATCGACCCTGAAGAATTCCAGGGCTTCGCCTTCGGCATGGGCGCCGAGCGCCTGGCCATGCTGCGCTATGGCGTCAACGATTTGCGTCTGTTCTTCGATAACGACCTGCGGTTCCTCGCCCAATTCCGCTAG
- the ihfA gene encoding integration host factor subunit alpha has translation MGALTKAEMAERLYEELGLNKREAKELVELFFEEIRHALEENEQVKLSGFGNFDLRDKRQRPGRNPKTGEEIPITARRVVTFRPGQKLKARVEAYAGTKP, from the coding sequence ATGGGTGCTCTGACGAAAGCTGAGATGGCCGAAAGGCTGTACGAGGAGCTGGGGCTTAACAAGCGTGAGGCCAAGGAGCTGGTCGAGCTGTTTTTTGAAGAAATTCGGCACGCACTTGAAGAGAACGAGCAGGTCAAGTTGTCCGGTTTCGGCAACTTCGACCTTCGCGACAAACGCCAGCGGCCGGGCCGCAACCCCAAGACTGGGGAAGAGATCCCGATCACCGCACGGCGCGTCGTCACCTTTCGTCCAGGGCAGAAGTTGAAGGCCCGGGTTGAGGCCTATGCTGGAACCAAGCCATAA
- the pheT gene encoding phenylalanine--tRNA ligase subunit beta — protein MKFSEQWLRGWVNPQVSRDELVARLSMAGLEVDSVTPAAGQFSGIVVGEILATEQHPDADKLRVCQVSNGQETFQVVCGAPNARPGIKIPFAMIGAELPGDFKIKKAKLRGVESFGMLCSAAELQISEENDGLLELAADAPVGDDIRQYLSLDDASIEIGLTPNRGDCLSIAGLARDVSALYDTPVTRPVVPAVAPAHDEVRPVEVSAPAACPRYLGRVIRNVDLSKPTPLWMVERLRRSDVRSIDAAVDITNYVMLELGQPMHAFDLAEINGGIRVRMAEEGEKLVLLDGQEVALRADTLVIADHTRALAIAGVMGGEHSGVNTEKTRDLFLESAFFEPISVAGKARSYGLHTDASHRYERGVDSQLAREAMERATQLILDIVGGEAGPVVEAVSQQHLPNVAPVTLRADRITQMLGMEMDPAQVEQLLNNLGLATTASGAGEWTVNVPSHRFDISLEVDLIEELARLYGYNNLPVRYPQARLAPQARPETRGELPNLRRLLVARGYQEAITYSFIDPKLFELFSPGVEPLLLANPISNDMAAMRASLWPGLVKALQHNLNRQQDRVRLFESGLRFVGQLGNLQQQPMIAGVVTGSRLPEGWANGRDTIDFFDVKADVEALLGYSGALSDFTFAAGKHPALHPGQTAVIQRDGKDVGYLGAIHPELAKALDLDRPVFVFELVLGDVVEGRLPKFSELSKFPETRRDLALIAGRDVASQDVLEVIRDNAGEWLTDLRLFDVYQGKGIDPDRKSLAVGLTWQHPSRTLNDDEVNTTLQNILTSLEQRLNTTLRK, from the coding sequence ATGAAATTCAGTGAACAGTGGCTGCGCGGTTGGGTAAACCCGCAAGTCTCCCGTGACGAACTGGTCGCCCGCCTGTCCATGGCCGGCCTCGAAGTCGACAGCGTGACCCCCGCTGCCGGCCAGTTCAGCGGCATCGTCGTGGGCGAGATCCTCGCCACCGAACAACACCCGGACGCCGACAAGCTGCGCGTGTGCCAGGTGAGCAATGGCCAGGAAACCTTCCAGGTCGTGTGCGGCGCGCCTAACGCCCGCCCAGGCATCAAGATCCCGTTCGCCATGATCGGCGCCGAACTGCCAGGCGACTTCAAGATCAAGAAGGCCAAGCTGCGCGGCGTCGAGTCGTTCGGCATGCTCTGCTCGGCCGCCGAGCTGCAGATCAGCGAAGAAAACGACGGCCTGCTGGAACTGGCAGCCGACGCCCCGGTAGGCGACGACATCCGCCAGTACCTGAGCCTGGACGACGCCAGCATCGAGATCGGCCTGACCCCGAACCGCGGTGACTGCCTGTCCATCGCAGGCCTGGCCCGCGACGTCAGCGCCCTGTACGACACCCCGGTCACCCGCCCAGTGGTGCCAGCCGTTGCCCCGGCCCACGACGAAGTGCGCCCGGTCGAAGTCAGCGCCCCGGCTGCCTGCCCACGTTACCTCGGCCGCGTCATCCGCAACGTCGACCTGAGCAAGCCGACCCCGCTGTGGATGGTCGAGCGCCTGCGCCGCAGCGACGTGCGCAGCATCGACGCCGCCGTCGACATCACCAACTACGTGATGCTCGAACTCGGCCAGCCGATGCACGCCTTCGACCTCGCCGAAATCAACGGCGGCATCCGTGTGCGCATGGCCGAAGAGGGCGAGAAACTCGTCCTGCTCGACGGCCAGGAAGTAGCCCTGCGTGCCGACACCCTGGTGATCGCCGACCACACCCGCGCCCTGGCCATCGCCGGCGTCATGGGTGGCGAGCACAGCGGTGTGAACACCGAAAAAACCCGCGACCTGTTCCTCGAAAGCGCCTTCTTCGAGCCGATCTCTGTCGCCGGTAAAGCCCGTTCCTACGGCCTGCACACCGATGCCTCGCACCGCTATGAGCGCGGCGTCGACTCGCAGCTGGCCCGCGAAGCCATGGAACGCGCCACCCAGCTGATCCTCGACATCGTCGGCGGCGAAGCCGGCCCGGTGGTCGAAGCCGTCAGCCAGCAGCACCTGCCAAACGTCGCCCCGGTCACCCTGCGCGCCGACCGCATCACCCAGATGCTCGGCATGGAGATGGACCCGGCCCAGGTCGAGCAGCTGCTCAACAACCTCGGCCTGGCTACCACGGCTAGCGGGGCAGGGGAGTGGACTGTGAACGTCCCAAGCCACCGCTTCGACATCAGCCTGGAAGTCGACCTGATCGAAGAACTGGCCCGCCTGTACGGTTACAACAACCTGCCAGTGCGCTACCCGCAAGCCCGCCTCGCGCCGCAAGCCCGCCCGGAAACCCGCGGCGAGCTGCCAAACCTGCGCCGCCTGCTGGTCGCCCGCGGCTACCAGGAAGCCATCACCTACAGCTTCATCGACCCGAAGCTGTTCGAGCTGTTCAGCCCAGGCGTCGAGCCGCTGCTGCTGGCCAACCCGATCTCCAATGACATGGCCGCCATGCGCGCCTCGTTGTGGCCGGGCCTGGTCAAGGCGCTGCAGCACAACCTCAACCGCCAGCAAGACCGCGTGCGCCTGTTCGAAAGCGGCCTGCGCTTCGTCGGCCAGCTCGGTAACCTGCAGCAGCAGCCAATGATCGCCGGCGTTGTCACCGGCAGCCGCCTGCCAGAAGGCTGGGCCAACGGCCGCGACACCATCGACTTCTTCGACGTCAAGGCCGACGTGGAAGCCCTGCTGGGCTACAGCGGCGCCCTGAGCGACTTCACCTTCGCCGCCGGCAAGCACCCGGCCCTGCACCCTGGCCAGACCGCTGTGATCCAGCGCGACGGCAAGGACGTCGGCTACCTCGGCGCCATCCACCCGGAGCTGGCCAAAGCCCTGGACCTGGACCGCCCGGTGTTCGTCTTCGAGCTGGTGCTGGGTGATGTGGTCGAAGGCCGCCTGCCGAAATTCAGCGAACTCTCCAAGTTCCCGGAAACCCGTCGCGACCTGGCTTTGATTGCAGGACGTGATGTAGCTTCTCAAGACGTGCTTGAAGTAATTCGTGACAATGCAGGCGAATGGCTCACAGACCTAAGGCTGTTTGATGTCTACCAAGGTAAAGGCATTGATCCTGATAGAAAAAGCCTTGCCGTCGGCTTGACCTGGCAGCATCCATCGCGCACTCTTAACGACGATGAGGTGAACACTACCCTGCAAAACATCCTCACCTCGCTCGAACAAAGGTTGAACACCACGTTAAGGAAATAA
- the rpmI gene encoding 50S ribosomal protein L35, which yields MPKMKTKSGAAKRFLKTASGFKHKHAFKSHILTKMSTKRKRQLRGASLLHPSDVAKVERMLRVR from the coding sequence ATGCCAAAAATGAAAACCAAGAGCGGTGCTGCGAAGCGCTTCCTGAAGACAGCTTCTGGCTTCAAGCACAAGCACGCTTTCAAGAGCCACATCCTGACCAAAATGTCGACCAAGCGTAAGCGTCAACTGCGCGGTGCCAGCTTGCTGCACCCGTCTGACGTGGCAAAAGTCGAGCGCATGCTGCGCGTACGTTAA
- the infC gene encoding translation initiation factor IF-3 codes for MTIKREMRNDKRAVPKAPINENISAREVRLIGADGEQVGIVSIDEALRIADEAKLDLVEISADAVPPVCKVMDYGKHLFEKKKQANEAKKNQKQIQIKEIKFRPGTEDGDYQVKLRNLVRFLTDGDKAKISLRFRGREMAHQELGMELLKRVEADLAEYGTVEQHPKMEGRQLMMVIAPKKKK; via the coding sequence ATGACTATTAAGCGTGAAATGAGAAACGATAAGCGTGCTGTACCGAAGGCCCCGATCAACGAGAATATCTCGGCCCGCGAGGTTCGGTTAATTGGCGCTGATGGCGAGCAGGTTGGCATCGTCTCGATTGATGAAGCGCTTCGTATCGCTGATGAAGCGAAGCTGGATCTGGTAGAAATTTCTGCAGACGCGGTACCACCTGTCTGCAAGGTCATGGACTACGGCAAGCACCTCTTCGAGAAGAAGAAGCAGGCTAACGAAGCCAAGAAAAACCAGAAGCAGATTCAGATTAAAGAAATCAAGTTTCGTCCAGGGACGGAGGATGGGGATTACCAGGTAAAACTACGCAACCTGGTACGTTTCCTTACCGATGGGGACAAGGCCAAGATCTCTCTGAGATTCCGCGGTCGTGAGATGGCCCACCAGGAGCTGGGCATGGAGCTGTTGAAGCGGGTCGAAGCTGACCTCGCCGAATACGGCACCGTTGAGCAGCATCCGAAGATGGAAGGACGCCAGCTTATGATGGTCATCGCCCCCAAAAAGAAGAAGTAA
- the rplT gene encoding 50S ribosomal protein L20, whose amino-acid sequence MARVKRGVIARKRHKKILKLAKGYYGARSRVFRVAKQAVIKAGQYAYRDRRQKKRQFRALWIARINAGARTNGLSYSRLIAGLKKASIEIDRKVLADLAVNEKAAFAAIVEKAKAVLA is encoded by the coding sequence ATGGCTCGTGTTAAGCGTGGCGTCATCGCTCGTAAGCGTCACAAGAAAATTCTGAAACTGGCTAAAGGTTACTACGGTGCGCGCTCGCGCGTATTCCGCGTAGCCAAGCAAGCGGTCATCAAGGCAGGCCAATACGCCTACCGCGACCGTCGCCAGAAGAAGCGTCAGTTCCGCGCACTGTGGATCGCTCGTATCAACGCCGGTGCCCGCACCAACGGTCTGTCCTACAGCCGTCTGATTGCTGGCCTGAAAAAGGCTTCGATCGAAATCGACCGTAAGGTTCTGGCCGATCTGGCAGTGAACGAAAAAGCGGCGTTTGCTGCGATTGTCGAGAAAGCTAAAGCCGTTCTGGCTTAA
- a CDS encoding nucleoside hydrolase, which produces MLKPLLQGLTLMAAAATATLQAAPRDLIIDTDPGADDVVALFLAMASPEELNIHAITTVAGNVRLEKTSRNARLAREWASREDIPVYAGAGRPLVRAPIYAADVHGEEGLTGVPVHEPKSPLAEGNAVQYLVDTLSQAKPHSITIAMLGPQTNLALALIQRPDIVKGIKEVVVMGGAHFNGGNMTPVAEFNLYADPHAAEVVLASGVQLTYLPLDVTHKIITSDARFRQLAAVNNQASKKVLDILEAYVKHDMDVYGMPGGPVHDASVIAYLLKPELFSGRRIHMSVDSREGPTFGQTIADWYGVLKQPANVLWVNEGDAQGFFDLLSARLARLQ; this is translated from the coding sequence ATGCTCAAGCCCCTGCTACAAGGACTCACCCTCATGGCCGCAGCCGCCACCGCCACCCTCCAGGCCGCCCCGCGTGACCTGATCATCGACACCGACCCCGGCGCCGACGACGTGGTTGCACTGTTCCTGGCCATGGCTTCCCCCGAAGAACTCAACATCCACGCCATCACCACCGTCGCCGGCAACGTGCGCCTGGAAAAGACCTCGCGCAACGCCCGCCTGGCCCGCGAATGGGCCAGCCGCGAAGACATCCCGGTATACGCCGGGGCAGGGCGCCCGCTGGTGCGAGCGCCCATCTACGCCGCCGACGTCCACGGCGAAGAAGGCCTGACCGGTGTGCCGGTACATGAGCCCAAAAGCCCTCTGGCCGAAGGCAATGCGGTGCAATACCTGGTCGACACCCTGAGCCAGGCCAAGCCCCACAGCATCACCATCGCCATGCTCGGCCCGCAGACCAACCTGGCCCTGGCGCTGATCCAGCGCCCAGACATCGTCAAGGGCATCAAGGAGGTGGTTGTCATGGGCGGCGCCCACTTCAATGGCGGCAACATGACCCCGGTTGCCGAGTTCAACCTCTATGCCGACCCGCATGCCGCCGAGGTGGTGCTCGCCAGCGGCGTGCAGCTGACCTACCTGCCGCTGGATGTCACCCACAAGATCATCACCAGCGACGCCCGCTTCAGGCAGCTGGCAGCCGTGAACAACCAGGCCAGTAAGAAAGTGCTCGATATCCTCGAAGCCTACGTCAAGCACGACATGGACGTGTACGGCATGCCCGGTGGCCCGGTGCATGACGCCAGCGTCATCGCCTACCTGCTGAAACCCGAGCTGTTTAGCGGCCGGCGCATCCACATGAGCGTCGACAGCCGCGAAGGCCCGACCTTTGGCCAGACCATCGCCGACTGGTACGGCGTGCTCAAGCAGCCGGCCAATGTGCTGTGGGTGAACGAGGGTGACGCCCAGGGCTTTTTCGACCTGCTCAGCGCGCGCCTGGCTCGATTGCAATAG
- the thrS gene encoding threonine--tRNA ligase gives MPVITLPDGSQRSFDHAVSVADVAASIGAGLAKATVAGKVDGKLVDACDLIHNDATLQIITPKDAEGLEIIRHSCAHLVGHAVKQLYPTAKMVIGPVIDEGFYYDIAYERPFTPEDMAAIEKRMMELIEKDYDVVKKVTPRAEVIDVFKARGEDYKLRLVEDMPDEQAMGLYYHEEYVDMCRGPHVPNTRFLKAFKLTKLSGAYWRGDAKNEQLQRVYGTAWADKKQLAAYIQRIEEAEKRDHRKIGKQLDLFHLQEEAPGMVFWHANGWTVYQVLEQYMRQVQRENGYSEIKTPQVVDRILWERSGHWSNYAENMFTTSSESRDYAVKPMNCPCHVQVFNQGLKSYRDLPLRLAEFGACHRNEPSGALHGIMRVRGFVQDDAHIFCTEEQVKKEAADFIKLTLDVYKDFGFTDIAMKLSTRPAKRVGSEELWDRAEGALADALNESGLEWEYQPGEGAFYGPKIEFTLRDCLGRNWQCGTLQYDPNLPERLDASYIAEDNSRVRPVMLHRAILGSFERFIGMLIEHYAGVFPAWLAPTQAVIMNITDKQADFALEVEKALNGSGFRAKSDLRNEKIGFKIREHTLLKVPYLLVIGDREVETQTVAVRTREGADLGSMPVAQFAELLTQAVSRRGRQESE, from the coding sequence ATGCCCGTTATTACTCTTCCCGATGGCAGTCAACGTTCGTTTGATCACGCCGTATCCGTAGCCGACGTCGCCGCTTCCATCGGCGCAGGCCTGGCCAAGGCCACCGTGGCCGGCAAGGTCGATGGCAAACTGGTCGATGCATGCGACCTGATCCACAACGACGCCACCCTGCAGATCATCACCCCTAAAGATGCAGAGGGACTGGAGATCATTCGTCACTCGTGTGCCCACCTGGTTGGCCACGCGGTGAAGCAGCTGTACCCGACCGCCAAGATGGTGATCGGCCCGGTGATCGACGAAGGCTTCTATTACGACATCGCCTACGAGCGCCCCTTCACCCCTGAAGACATGGCCGCCATCGAAAAGCGCATGATGGAGCTGATCGAAAAAGACTACGACGTAGTCAAGAAGGTCACCCCGCGCGCCGAAGTCATCGACGTGTTCAAGGCCCGTGGCGAAGACTACAAGCTGCGCCTGGTCGAAGACATGCCGGACGAGCAGGCCATGGGCCTGTACTACCACGAAGAATACGTCGACATGTGCCGTGGCCCGCACGTGCCGAACACTCGTTTCCTCAAGGCATTCAAGCTGACCAAGCTGTCCGGCGCCTACTGGCGCGGCGATGCCAAGAACGAGCAGCTGCAACGCGTGTACGGCACCGCATGGGCCGACAAGAAGCAGCTGGCCGCCTACATCCAGCGCATCGAAGAAGCCGAAAAACGCGACCACCGCAAGATCGGCAAGCAGCTCGACCTCTTCCACCTGCAGGAAGAAGCCCCGGGCATGGTGTTCTGGCACGCCAACGGCTGGACCGTGTACCAGGTGCTCGAGCAGTACATGCGCCAGGTTCAGCGCGAAAACGGCTACTCGGAAATCAAGACCCCGCAGGTCGTCGATCGCATCCTCTGGGAGCGTTCCGGCCACTGGTCCAACTACGCCGAAAACATGTTCACCACTTCGTCGGAAAGCCGTGACTACGCGGTCAAGCCGATGAACTGCCCGTGCCACGTGCAGGTGTTCAACCAGGGCCTGAAGAGCTACCGTGACCTGCCGCTGCGCCTGGCCGAGTTCGGTGCCTGCCACCGCAACGAGCCATCCGGCGCCCTGCACGGCATCATGCGCGTGCGTGGCTTCGTGCAGGACGACGCGCACATCTTCTGCACCGAAGAACAGGTGAAGAAAGAAGCCGCCGACTTCATCAAGCTGACCCTGGACGTGTACAAGGACTTCGGCTTCACCGACATCGCCATGAAGCTGTCCACCCGTCCGGCCAAGCGTGTCGGCTCCGAAGAGCTGTGGGACCGTGCCGAAGGCGCACTGGCCGACGCCCTGAACGAGTCGGGCCTGGAGTGGGAATACCAGCCGGGCGAGGGCGCGTTCTATGGCCCGAAGATCGAGTTCACCCTGCGCGACTGCCTCGGCCGTAACTGGCAGTGCGGTACCCTGCAGTACGACCCGAACCTGCCAGAGCGCCTCGATGCCAGCTATATCGCCGAAGATAACAGCCGGGTTCGCCCAGTCATGCTGCACCGCGCGATCCTCGGCTCGTTCGAGCGCTTCATCGGCATGCTGATCGAGCACTACGCCGGCGTGTTCCCAGCCTGGCTGGCACCGACCCAGGCGGTGATCATGAACATCACCGACAAGCAGGCCGATTTCGCCCTCGAGGTGGAAAAAGCTCTGAACGGTAGCGGTTTCCGTGCCAAGTCGGACTTGAGAAATGAGAAGATCGGCTTTAAAATCCGCGAGCATACTTTGCTCAAGGTCCCGTACCTTTTGGTTATAGGGGATCGCGAAGTCGAAACGCAAACCGTCGCTGTGCGTACTCGCGAAGGCGCAGACCTGGGCTCCATGCCCGTCGCCCAGTTCGCTGAGCTCCTGACACAAGCGGTTTCCCGGCGTGGTCGCCAAGAATCGGAGTAA
- a CDS encoding MerR family transcriptional regulator, translated as MLEPSHNDELPPIPGKRYFTIGEVSELCAVKPHVLRYWEQEFPQLNPVKRRGNRRYYQRQDVLMIRQIRALLYDQGFTIGGARLRLSSDEVKDESSQYKQLIRQMIVELEDVLVVLKK; from the coding sequence ATGCTGGAACCAAGCCATAACGACGAACTGCCCCCCATACCGGGCAAACGCTACTTCACCATCGGTGAAGTGAGCGAGTTGTGTGCCGTGAAGCCACACGTGCTGCGGTATTGGGAGCAGGAGTTTCCTCAGCTCAACCCTGTGAAACGGCGGGGGAACCGGCGGTATTATCAGCGGCAGGATGTGCTGATGATCCGCCAGATCCGGGCCCTGCTGTATGACCAGGGGTTTACTATTGGCGGGGCGCGGTTGCGGCTCTCCAGTGATGAGGTGAAGGATGAATCGAGCCAGTACAAGCAGCTGATTCGGCAGATGATTGTTGAATTGGAGGATGTGTTGGTGGTGTTGAAGAAGTGA
- a CDS encoding I78 family peptidase inhibitor: MFRTRAFLATLAVAAVLAGCSTGGNSGGGKAPEASAGNDGRCEASGADFAIGKPGSADLLEQARKASGSQMARILKPHDVVTLEYRSERLNLNVDEQGVVTRVNCG; encoded by the coding sequence ATGTTCCGTACCCGCGCTTTCCTGGCAACCCTGGCGGTGGCTGCTGTCCTGGCTGGTTGCAGCACTGGCGGTAACTCTGGGGGTGGCAAGGCGCCTGAGGCGTCGGCCGGCAACGATGGCCGCTGCGAGGCCAGCGGTGCCGACTTCGCCATCGGCAAGCCGGGCAGCGCCGACCTGCTGGAGCAGGCGCGCAAGGCCAGTGGTTCGCAGATGGCGCGCATTCTCAAGCCGCACGACGTGGTGACCCTGGAATACCGTTCCGAGCGCCTGAACCTGAACGTGGACGAGCAGGGTGTGGTAACCCGCGTCAACTGCGGTTGA